One Myotis daubentonii chromosome 12, mMyoDau2.1, whole genome shotgun sequence genomic region harbors:
- the SLC5A6 gene encoding sodium-dependent multivitamin transporter, whose protein sequence is MRVGVTTFTPLSPTSNASTVKSTAFSPVDYVVFTLLLVLSLAIGLYHACRGWGRHTIGQLQMADRKMGCLPVALSLLATFQSAVAILGVPSEIYRFGTQYWFLGCSYFLGLLIPAHIFIPVFYRLHLTSAYEYLELRFNKTVRVCGTITFIFQMVIYMGVVLYAPSLALNAVTGFDIWLSVLTLGIVCTVYTALGGLKAVIWTDVFQTLVMFLGQLAVIIVGSAKVGGLKRVWDVASQHGRVSGIELDPDPFVRHTFWTLAFGGVFMMLSLYGVNQAQVQRYLSSRTEKAAILSCYAVFPCQQLVLCMSCLIGLVMFTYYKEYPMSTQQSEAAPDQFVLYFVMDLLRDLPGLPGLFVACLFSGSLSTISSAFNSLATVTMEDLVRPWFPRFSEARATMLSRILACSYGLLCLGMAYISSQMGPVLQAAISIFGMVGGPLLGLFCLGMFFPCANPPGAVVGLLAGLIMAFWIGIGSIVTRMGSGTAPLPLNGSHFSLPSNLSTIAMTTPMPSTTLSRPTGLQRLYSLSYLWYSAHNSTTVIVVGLLVSLLTGGMRGRTLNPRTIYPVVPRLLALLPGSCQKRLRCKSHSQGLFGDTTVLPEKMSNGMLKGIRDKEAAAEPVKGPLHPGSSPTFIVQETSL, encoded by the exons ATGAGAGTGGGGGTGACCACCTtcactcctctctcccccacctcaaaCGCAAGCACGGTAAAATCCACCGCCTTCTCCCCTGTGGACTATGTGGTCTTCACCCTGCTGCTGGTTCTCTCCCTTGCCATTGGGCTCTACCATGCCTGTCGTGGCTGGGGCCGGCATACCATTGGTCAGCTGCAGATGGCGGACCGCAAAATGGGCTGCCTTCCCGTGGCGCTgtccctgctggccaccttccaGTCAGCAGTGGCCATCCTGGGTGTGCCGTCCGAGATCTACCGATTTGGGACCCAGTATTGGTTCCTGGGCTGCTCCTAtttcctggggctgctgatcCCTGCACACATCTTTATCCCTGTCTTCTACCGTCTGCATCTCACCAGTGCCTATGAG TACCTGGAGCTCCGATTCAATAAGACTGTGCGGGTTTGTGGGACCATTACCTTCATCTTTCAGATG GTGATCTACATGGGGGTTGTGCTCTATGCACCGTCACTGGCGCTCAATGCAG TGACTGGCTTTGATATTTGGCTCTCAGTGCTGACCCTAGGCATTGTCTGTACTGTCTACACTGCTCTG GGTGGGCTGAAGGCAGTCATCTGGACAGATGTGTTCCAGACACTGGTCATGTTCCTAGGGCAGCTGGCGGTTATCATTGTGGGGTCGGCCAAGGTGGGCGGCTTGAAGCGTGTGTGGGATGTGGCTTCCCAGCATGGCCGTGTCTCTGGGATCGA GCTAGATCCGGACCCTTTTGTGCGGCACACTTTCTGGACCTTGGCCTTCGGGGGTGTCTTCATGATGCTCTCCTTGTATGGGGTGAACCAGGCGCAGGTGCAGCGCTACCTCAGCTCCCGCACGGAGAAGGCTGCTATACT CTCCTGCTATGCGGTCTTCCCTTGCCAGCAGCTGGTCCTCTGCATGAGCTGCCTCATTGGCCTGGTCATGTTCACCTACTACAAGGAGTATCCCATGAGCACCCAGCAGTCTGAGGCAGCGCCCGACCAG TTCGTGCTGTACTTTGTGATGGATCTCCTGAGGGACCTGCCCGGCCTGCCTGGGCTCTTCGTCGCCTGCCTCTTCAGCGGCTCCCTCAG CACCATATCCTCTGCTTTTAACTCACTGGCAACTGTTACGATGGAAGACCTGGTTCGACCCTGGTTCCCTCGGTTCTCAGAAGCCCGGGCCACCATGCTTTCCAGAATCCTTG cctgtAGTTATGGGCTGCTCTGCCTGGGAATGGCCTATATCTCCTCCCAGATGGGACCAGTGCTGCAG GCAGCCATCAGCATCTTTGGCATGGTGGGGGGGCCGCTGCTCGGACTCTTCTGCCTCGGGATGTTCTTCCCCTGCGCCAACCCTCCT GGCGCCGTTGTGGGCCTGTTGGCTGGACTCATCATGGCCTTCTGGATCGGCATTGGGAGCATCGTGACCAGAATGGGCTCTGGCACAGCACCCTTGCCCTTGAATGGGTCCCACTTTTCCCTGCCCAGCAATCTGTCCACCATCGCCATGACCACGCCGATGCCCTCGACCACCCTCTCCAG GCCCACAGGACTGCAGCGGCTCTACTCCCTGTCATACCTGTGGTACAGCGCTCACAACTCCACCACAGTCATTGTGGTGGGCCTGCTTGTCAGTCTCCTCACTG GGGGAATGCGGGGCCGGACCCTGAACCCTCGGACCATTTACCCAGTGGTGCCAAGACTCCTCGCCCTCCTGCCTGGGTCCTGCCAGAAGCGACTTCGCTGCAAAAGCCACAGCCAG gGCCTCTTTGGGGACACCACAGTGCTCCCCGAGAAGATGAGTAATGGGATGCTGAAGGGCATCAGAGACAAGGAGGCCGCGGCAGAGCCTGTGAAAGGCCCCCTCCACCCAGGCAGCAGCCCCACCTTCATCGTCCAGGAGACCTCACTGTGA